One Triticum dicoccoides isolate Atlit2015 ecotype Zavitan chromosome 4B, WEW_v2.0, whole genome shotgun sequence genomic window carries:
- the LOC119291606 gene encoding protein GAMETE CELL DEFECTIVE 1, mitochondrial-like, with protein MLSLRRILRLPVPSSCGPRRLLSSHRRAPAHPAAATGDDEWNDAWETAWLPGDSPASSPAPAAPWESPTSEAVAATVPAISAEVDPDTKAFVADMDERWAERRAATRRPRAPPRPTAAEGGGGAGAKKAGADEYRTRKQRVHAALWVKEIDKMEEARLGGGGGGRGAADDIDRLLDSCSEIFDSGNADFGNSKIPSTGEIKTKPDGWETTSRGQDGNIWEISQREEDILLQEFERRIAFSKQQIASFIKTHIFSRRRPIDGWKYMIEEIGPNARKGKGSVQRLPSVTDPATQPFREESPAIASAGSSSPPPFRGNRHY; from the exons ATGCTGTCGCTCAGGCGCATTCTCCGCCTACCCGTGCCCTCCTCCTGCGGCCCCCGCCGCCTCCTCTCATCCCACCGCCGCGCTCCAGCGCACCCGGCCGCGGCCACCGGGGACGACGAGTGGAACGACGCGTGGGAGACCGCATGGCTCCCGGGCGACTCCCCCGCCTCCTCGCCGGCACCCGCCGCGCCGTGGGAGTCCCCCACCTCGGAAGCCGTCGCGGCCACCGTCCCGGCCATATCCGCCGAGGTGGACCCTGACACGAAGGCCTTCGTCGCCGACATGGACGAGCGCTGGGCCGAGCGCCGCGCCGCGACGAGGCGGCCGCGCGCTCCTCCTCGCCCCACGGCCGccgagggagggggcggcgccgggGCGAAGAAGGCAGGGGCGGACGAGTACAGGACAAGGAAGCAGCGCGTGCACGCTGCGCTTTGGGTGAAGGAGATCGACAAGATGGAGGAGGCGCgccttggcggcggcggtggtggccgcgGCGCAGCAGACGACATCGACCGGCTTCTTGACTCGTGCTCAGA GATCTTTGATTCCGGCAACGCTGATTTTGGCAATTCGAAGATTCCAAGCACTGGTGAGATTAAAACCAAGCCGGATGGTTGGGAAACTACCTCGAGGGGTCAGGACGGTAACATATGGGAGATCTCACAGCGTGAGGAGGACATCCTTCTCCAAGAATTTGAGAGGCGCATTGCTTTCAGCAAACAGCAG ATTGCTAGCTTCATCAAAACTCACATATTTAGTCGAAGACGGCCTATCGACGGGTGGAAGTACATGATTGAAGAAATCGGCCCCAACGCAAGGAAAGGGAAGGGGAGCGTACAGAGACTGCCAAGTGTGACTGATCCGGCTACGCAGCCGTTCAGGGAGGAGTCGCCTGCAATTGCCTCTGCTggttcctcctctcctccccccttcaGAGGAAACCGACATTACTGA